One window of Misgurnus anguillicaudatus chromosome 13, ASM2758022v2, whole genome shotgun sequence genomic DNA carries:
- the hoxc4a gene encoding homeobox protein Hox-C4a, with translation MIMSSYLMDSNYIDPKFPPCEEYSQNSYIPEHSPEYYSRARDSGYQHHHQELYPPRASYQERQYNCASIPEPDTQRGHGLPHAGHLLGKGQSASCEPPPLPLSPATPPAASSACNQATPEHPNSSASAKQPVVYPWMKKIHVSTVNSSYNGAEPKRSRTAYTRQQVLELEKEFHYNRYLTRRRRIEIAHSLVLSERQIKIWFQNRRMKWKKDHRLPNTKVRSSSSSGISSGSNTSSTAGVVAAASTNSMSASEDLSGTERGEDITRL, from the exons ATGATCATGAGCTCGTATTTGATGGACTCTAACTACATCGATCCGAAATTTCCTCCTTGCGAGGAATATTCGCAAAATAGCTACATTCCCGAACATAGCCCTGAATATTACAGCCGTGCAAGGGACAGTGGCTACCAGCATCACCACCAGGAGTTATACCCTCCGCGGGCGAGCTACCAGGAGCGTCAGTATAACTGTGCAAGCATCCCTGAACCAGATACTCAAAGAGGACATGGACTTCCTCACGCGGGGCACCTGCTCGGAAAAGGGCAATCTGCCTCATGTGAGCCCCCACCGTTACCCCTGTCTCCTGCCACCCCTCCGGCTGCATCCTCCGCCTGCAATCAAGCCACCCCGGAGCATCCCAACAGCTCAGCGTCTGCCAAACAACCAGTAGTGTACCCATGGATGAAGAAAATTCACGTCAGCACCG TGAACTCTAGTTACAATGGAGCGGAACCCAAGCGGTCTAGAACTGCTTACACTCGCCAGCAAGTCTTAGAATTGGAGAAGGAATTCCACTATAATCGGTACTTAACAAGGCGAAGACGTATCGAGATTGCTCATTCCTTGGTCCTCTCGGAGAGGCAAATCAAAATTTGGTTTCAAAACCGGAGGATGAAGTGGAAAAAAGACCATAGGCTGCCAAACACCAAAGTCAGATCCTCGTCCTCATCGGGCATTTCCTCCGGGTCCAACACAAGCTCAACGGCGGGCGTTGTGGCGGCAGCTTCCACCAACAGCATGTCAGCATCTGAGGATCTCTCCGGAACCGAGCGTGGCGAGGATATTACAAGGTTATAA